One stretch of Malus domestica chromosome 14, GDT2T_hap1 DNA includes these proteins:
- the LOC103430984 gene encoding uncharacterized protein isoform X3: MVWLNIKIILGCFINLKIYLVNRFVASLILRILMGIFAMISNLYKLGQIKDLMQDLSTKHIIPYMEQKIRLLNQQVAATRKGFRNQIKNLWWRKGKDDVVDSPSGPTYTFNSIESQIRVLGDYAFMLRDYELALSNYRLISTDYKLDKAWKRYAGVQEMMGLAYFMSDQSRKDAEYCMENAFTTYLKVAPSSQQNATRCGLWWVEMLKARHQYKEAATVYFRVCTEEPLYSAVMLEQASYCYLLCRPPMLHKYGFHLVLSGDRYKKSDQVKHAIRTYRGAMSVYTGTTWSHIKDHVHFHIGQWYALLGLYDLAANHVMEVLACSHQSKKTQELFLRDFLQIVQKTGKTFEVSKLQLPEINISSLRVIFEDHRTYASSAAASVKERIWVSLEEEMIPNLSTARTNWLELQSKLIPKKYKESNVCVAGEAVRVDIELKNPLQIPLPLSSVSLLCELSAGSDEMKSVFDDADASSSLAEIQDGESTSLIHRDVNFESSLFSLSDVDFSLAGGETIVVQLTVTPRVEGILQIVGVKWKLSGSVVGFHKFDTNPLKKICRKQIQKAKHPHCDNLKFVVVKSVPKLEGVIHPLPKRAYTGDLRHLVLELKNKSEFAVKNLKMNISHPRFLNLGKRESLNTEFPACLEKKSSDQSAEHANLNDVSHGLFLFPEDTIIQGETPLLWPLWFRAAVPGNISLYITIYYEMSDISSTMRFRTLRMHYNLQVLPSLAVSFLISPCPSRLQEFLVRMDVVNKTSSESFQIHQLSSVGNQWEISLLQPVDAIFPSQSLTPHQALSCFFRLKSCGKSSTSEDEKSSHSRLQGTDLRLGTQGSNGPRFDIASSPLADFHRSERLHQEVLNKGDTNPVDFILISRPLKNDINPEVSEPPHLFSHHACYCSTATTSPISWLVDGPRTLYHNFSASFCEINLSMTIYNASDVVASVRINTSDSSTSDHLSDATPVLPATSSGNQDGWHDVSPVTDIKVTSDALGSRASKSIPVESVSPFIWSGSSSTRVQLDPMSRTEIPLQVCVFSPGTYDLSSYVLHWNLLLSNDQENRDRSSSGTCQGYPYYLTVLQSD, translated from the exons ATGGTGTGGTTGAACATCAAGATTATCCTTGGGTGCTTTAT AAATTTGAAGATTTACCTAGTCAACCGCTTCGTTGCTTCCTTAATATTGAGGATATTAATGGG AATTTTTGCCATGATATCCAATTTGTACAAACTGGGACAGATAAAAGACCTGATGCAAGATTTATCAACTAAACACATTATTCCCTACATGGAGCAAAAAATACGTTTGCTCAATCAGCAG GTTGCTGCAACAAGGAAAGGTTTTAggaaccaaataaaaaatctatGGTGGAGGAAAGGAAAAGATGATGTGGTGGATTCTCCCAGTGGCCCTAC GTACACCTTTAACTCCATTGAATCCCAAATTAGAGTTTTGGGTGATTATGCCTTCATGCTACGTGATTATGAACTTGCATTGTCGAATTATCGCCTAATATCCACAGATTACAAGCTTGACAAAGCCTGGAAACGCTATGCTGGCGTACAG GAAATGATGGGGCTTGCATATTTCATGTCAGACCAGTCAAGAAAGGATGCAGAGTATTGCATGGAAAACGCATTTACTACCTattta AAAGTTGCACCATCTAGCCAGCAAAACGCAACTAGGTGTGGTCTTTGGTGGGTGGAGATGTTGAAGGCACGACATCAGTATAAAGAGGCTGCAACTGTTTACTTCCGTGTTTGTACGGAG GAGCCACTATATTCCGCTGTAATGCTTGAGCAAGCGTCTTATTGTTACTTGCTGTGTAGACCACCTATGTTGCACAAATATGGATTTCATCTTGTTCTTTCTGGTGACCGTTACAAGAAATCTGATCAG GTCAAACATGCAATTCGCACATATAGAGGTGCCATGTCTGTGTATACAGGAACTACGTGGAGCCATATCAAAGACCATGTTCATTTCCATATTGGACA GTGGTATGCTCTTCTTGGGCTATATGATTTGGCCGCAAATCATGTGATGGAGGTCCTGGCCTGTAGTCATCAGTCCAAGAAAACGCAGGAGTTATTCCTGAGAGACTTCCTTCAAATTGTTCAG AAAACAGGGAAAACATTTGAAGTATCAAAGCTTCAATTGCCGGAGATCAATATTTCATCTCTTAGGGTAATTTTTGAGGATCATCGGACCTATGCATCATCTGCAGCT GCAAGTGTCAAGGAAAGAATATGGGTCTCCTTAGAGGAGGAAATGATTCCAAATTTGTCCACCGCCAGAACTAATTGGTTGGAGTTACAATCAAAGCTTATCCCAAAGAAGTACAAAGAGTCAAATGTTTGCGTTGCAGGAG AAGCTGTCAGGGTTgatattgaattaaaaaatcCGTTGCAAATCCCCCTCCCCTTGTCTAGTGTTTCCCTATTATGCGAGCTTTCTGCAGGCTCTGATGAAATGAAATCCG TTTTTGATGATGCAGATGCAAGTAGCTCGTTAGCGGAGATTCAGGATGGAGAATCTACTAGTTTAATTCATAG GGATGTGAACTTTGAGagttctttattttctttgtctGATGTTGACTTTTCATTAGCAGGAGGTGAAACAATTGTG GTGCAACTAACGGTTACTCCTAGAGTAGAAGGCATTTTACAGATTGTTGGTGTAAAGTGGAAATTGTCAGGCTCTGTTGTTGGCTTCCATAAATTTGACACTAACCCCTTGAAGAAGATATGCAGAAAGCAAATACAGAAGGCGAAGCATCCTCATTGTGATAATTTAAAGTTTGTAGTTGTTAAG AGTGTACCAAAGCTTGAGGGTGTCATTCATCCACTACCTAAAAGGGCATATACAGGAGATTTACGGCATCTTGTGTTGGAGTTGAAGAACAAATCTGAATTTGCTGTGAAG AATCTGAAAATGAATATTAGTCATCCTAGATTCTTGAATCTTGGAAAGCGAGAAAGTTTGAACACCGAGTTTCCTGCTTGCTTAGAAAAGAAAAGTTCTGATCAGTCTGCTGAACATGCTAACCTTAATGATGTTTCTCATGGCCTGTTTCTGTTTCCTGAG GACACTATTATTCAAGGGGAAACACCATTATTGTGGCCTCTTTGGTTTCGGGCAGCTGTTCCTGGGAACATTTCCTTGTACATAACAATATATTATGAGATGAGTGATATTTCAAGCACCATGAGATTTCGCACTTTACGCATGCATTACAATTTGCAG GTATTGCCGTCATTGGCCGTGTCATTCCTTATCAGTCCTTGTCCATCAAGATTGCAAGAGTTTCTTGTGCGCATGGATGTTGTCAACAAGACAAGCTCTGAAAGTTTCCAAATTCATCAGTTGTCATCTGTTGGGAACCAATGGGAAATCTCACTACTTCAACCTGTTGATGCCATCTTTCCTTCACAATCTTTAACACCTCATCAAGCATTGTCATGCTTCTTCAGGCTCAAG AGTTGTGGCAAGTCATCAACTTCTGAAGACGAGAAATCTTCCCATTCCCGACTTCAGGGAACTGATTTGAGATTGGGTACTCAGGGCAGTAATGGACCACGTTTTGATATAGCTAGCTCTCCCCTGGCAGATTTCCACCGCTCTGAAAGACTGCACCAGGAAGTTTTAAATAAG GGAGACACTAATCCGGTTGACTTCATATTGATTTCCCGGCCTCTGAAGAATGACATTAATCCTGAGGTTTCTGAGCCACCGCATCTTTTTTCTCATCATGCATGTTACTGCAG TACTGCGACCACAAGTCCTATATCATGGCTAGTGGACGGACCTCGAACCTTATACCATAACTTCTCTGCTTCTTTTTGTGAAATAAATCTTAGCATGACTATATACAACGCATCGGATGTGGTTGCATCTGTACGCATAAACACCTCGGACTCCAGTACTAGCGATCATTTAAGTGATGCAACTCCAGTTCTACCTGCGACGTCTTCTGGCAACCAAGATGGATGGCATGACGTCTCACCAGTGACTGACATCAAAGTGACTTCCGATGCCCTTGGATCCCGGGCCAGTAAGTCAATTCCCGTGGAGAGCGTCTCCCCATTTATTTGGTCCGGGTCAAGCTCGACTAGAGTCCAACTTGATCCCATGTCAAGAACTGAAATTCCTCTTCAAGTTTGTGTATTCTCTCCCGGGACATATGATCTGTCGAGCTATGTTTTGCATTGGAATCTTTTACTTTCTAATGATCAAGAAAATCGGGATAGGTCGTCTTCTGGGACGTGCCAGGGATATCCGTATTACCTTACTGTACTCCAGTCGGATTAA